A genomic window from Leptolyngbya sp. BL0902 includes:
- the rnhA gene encoding ribonuclease HI — MAVVEKIYTDGACSGNPGPGGWGTVLYFADGGIHEMGGGTRQTTNNRMEMQAAIAGLTWLRDSGQTAPAAIYTDSEYVLKGITQWIAGWKRRGWVNSAKKPVLNRDLWEQLDQVTTEVNQTLDKPLQWVYVRGHSGNVGNERCDTIARAFAANRPIDLTTL, encoded by the coding sequence ATGGCGGTGGTTGAAAAAATTTATACCGATGGGGCCTGTTCCGGCAATCCGGGACCAGGGGGCTGGGGCACGGTACTGTATTTTGCCGATGGCGGCATCCACGAAATGGGGGGTGGCACTCGCCAAACCACCAACAACCGTATGGAAATGCAGGCGGCCATCGCTGGACTCACCTGGCTGCGCGATAGTGGCCAAACGGCACCCGCCGCCATCTACACCGACAGCGAGTACGTCCTGAAGGGCATCACCCAATGGATCGCTGGATGGAAGCGCCGAGGCTGGGTGAATTCCGCCAAAAAGCCCGTTCTCAACCGCGACCTGTGGGAGCAGCTCGACCAAGTGACCACCGAGGTCAACCAAACCCTAGACAAACCCCTGCAATGGGTATACGTGCGAGGCCATTCAGGTAACGTGGGCAACGAACGCTGCGACACCATCGCCCGTGCCTTTGCCGCCAATCGCCCCATTGATCTCACCACCCTGTAG